Proteins from one Poecile atricapillus isolate bPoeAtr1 chromosome 14, bPoeAtr1.hap1, whole genome shotgun sequence genomic window:
- the ERCC4 gene encoding DNA repair endonuclease XPF — MAALLEHESQIFLELFHRDGLAVCARGLGIDRLLLRFLRLYCEPASLVLVLNTSPAEEEYFIDQLRSDGVVHLPRRVTNEIANNTRYEFYTQGGVIFATSRILVVDFLTDRIPANLITGILVYKAHRIIESCQEAFILRLYRQKNKQGFIKAFTDNAVAFNTGFCHVERVMKNLFVGKLYLWPRFHIAVHSFLEKHKPEVVEIHVAMTPAMLAIQTAILDILNACLRELKRYNPVLEVEDLSLENAIAKPFDKTIRHYLDPLWHQLGAKTKSLVQDLKILRTLLLYLTQYDCVTFLNLLESLKASEKAFGENSGWLFLDSSTSMFVNARARVYRIADEKLNQKGKGSGSEKRDVKKENELKRELVLESNPKWEALREVLKEIENENKNSDNLGGPGQVLICASDDRACAQLREYIIAGAEAFLTRLYNKTFGKDEKAGEVWIKDRKAIKSKGNAKPDTGPQAKKAKLTASSKQNKQKKQQDRTIIQMIGKTEEEKREEVEVEDIKELSSSQESSTEETIPEDFDVNLPSDCYYGIFKDPLTIIHPLQGCGDPYALTRVLHEVEPRYVVLYDAELTFVRQLEIYKASRPGKPLRVYFLIYGGSTEEQRYLTTLRKEKEAFEKLIREKASMVVPEEREGRDETNLDLLRDARPASVSADTRKAGGQEQKGVQQTIIVDMREFRSELPSLIHRRGIDIEPVTLEVGDYILTPDICVERKSISDLIGSLNNGRLYAQCVSMCRYYKRPVLLIEFDANKSFSLIPRGSLQPEISSNDVTSKLTLLTLHFPKLRILWCPSPHATAELFEELKQNHPQPNAEKAMAITADSEILPESNKYNPGPQDFLLKMPGINAKNCRAVMTHVKSIAELMTLSKDELSKILGNAANATQLFDFIHLTYAEALAKGKSKR; from the exons GAGTATTTTATTGATCAGCTGAGGTCAGATGGAGTTGTTCATCTCCCTCGACGCGTTACCAATGAAATTGCAAATAATACTCGGTATGAATTTTATACACAAGGAGGAGTCATCTTTGCAACAAGTCGGATCCTTGTGGTAGATTTCCTTACTGACAGAATTCCTGCCAATCTCATTACCG gCATTTTGGTGTACAAAGCACACAGAATCATTGAGTCCTGTCAGGAAGCGTTCATCTTGCGACTTTATCGTCAGAAGAACAAGCAAGGCTTCATTAAAGCTTTTACAGATAATGCAGTTGCATTTAACACTGGCTTTTGTCATGTGGAAAGAGTGATGAAAAATCTTTTTGTTGGGAAGCTTTATTTGTGGCCAAG ATTTCATATAGCAGTGCACTCCTTTTTAGAGAAGCATAAACCTGAAGTGGTGGAAATACATGTGGCAATGACTCCTGCTATGCTTGCTATCCAGACTGCAATCCTGGACATTCTGAACGCGTGTCTAAGGGAACTCAAACGTTACAACCCAGTTCTTGAAGTAGAAGATCTATCTTTAGAGAATGCTATTGCTAAACCTTTTGACAAG acAATACGTCACTATTTAGATCCTCTCTGGCATCAGCTTGGAGCTAAGACAAAGTCTTTGGTCCAGGATTTGAAGATCCTACGTACTTTGCTACTGTATCTAACCCAGTATGATTGTGTCACTTTTCTTAATCTCCTGGAGTCACTGAAAGCAAGTGAAAAAGCTTTTGGTGAGAACTCAG gctggctgttCCTTGACTCCAGTACTTCAATGTTTGTGAATGCTCGAGCTCGAGTTTATCGCATTGCAGATGAGAAACTGAATCAGAAAGGCAAAGGCTCAGGCTCCGAAAAACGTGatgtaaagaaggaaaatg AACTGAAAAGGGAATTGGTTCTAGAAAGTAATCCAAAATGGGAAGCTTTGAGAGAAGTCCTGAAAGAGATTGAAAATGAGAATAAGAACAGCGACAACCTTGGTGGTCCAG GGCAAGTGCTCATTTGTGCCAGTGATGACCGAGCCTGTGCACAGCTCAGGGAGTATATTATTGCTGGAGCAGAAGCTTTTTTAACGAGACTATATAACAAAACCTTTGGAAAGGACGAGAAAGCTGGAGAAGTGTGGATTAAGGACAGAAAAGCCATCAAGTCCAAAGGAAATGCCAAACCAGACACAGGACCTCAAGCCAAAAAAGCCAAACTCACAGcttcttcaaaacaaaataaacagaagaagcagcaagacCGGACTATAATCCAAATGATAGGGAAAActgaggaggaaaagagagaggaagtCGAGGTGGAAGACATCAAAGAATTAAGCAGTAGCCAAGAAAGCAGCACTGAAGAGACCATTCCTGAAGATTTTGATGTGAACTTACCCTCAGATTGTTACTATGGGATTTTCAAGGACCCACTGACAATTATCCACCCACTGCAGGGGTGTGGGGATCCCTACGCGCTCACTCGGGTGCTGCACGAAGTAGAACCCAGATATGTTGTGTTGTATGATGCAGAACTCACTTTTGTTCGGCAGCTGGAAATCTACAAGGCAAGCAGGCCTGGGAAGCCTTTGAG AGTTTATTTCCTCATATATGGGGGCTCCACAGAAGAGCAGCGCTACCTCACAACTCTGAGGAAAGAGAAGGAGGCCTTCGAAAAGCTCATTCG AGAGAAGGCCAGCATGGTTGTTCctgaggaaagagaaggaagagatgaAACAAATTTAGACCTCCTCAGAGACGCTAGACCTGCCTCTGTCTCTGCTGACACACGCAAAGCAG GTGGACAGGAGCAGAAGGGTGTTCAGCAAACCATAATCGTGGATATGCGGGAATTCCGTAGTGAGCTTCCATCACTGATCCATCGCCGTGGGATCGACATTGAGCCTGTGACTTTGGAAGTTGGGGATTATATTCTAACCCCTGACATCTGTGTAGAGCGGAAGAGCATCAGTGATCTGATTGGTTCCCTAAACAATGGCAGGCTGTACGCACAGTGCGTGTCCATGTGCCGCTACTACAAGCGGCCAGTTCTCCTCATTGAATTTGATGCTAACAAATCCTTCTCCTTGATCCCACGAGGTTCCTTGCAGCCAGAAATTTCCAGCAATGATGTTACTTCTAAACTAACCCTTCTCACCCTGCACTTCCCAAAGTTACGAATCCTGTGGTGTCCCTCTCCCCACGCTACTGCTGAGCTGTTTGAAGAGCTGAAACAAAATCATCCCCAACCCAACGCAGAAAAAGCGATGGCCATCACTGCAGATTCTGAAATTCTCCCTGAGTCAAACAAGTACAACCCTGGGCCTCAGGACTTCCTGCTAAAAATGCCAGGGATTAATGCAAAAAACTGCCGTGCCGTAATGACCCACGTTAAAAGCATTGCAGAGCTGATGACACTGTCCAAGGATGAGCTCTCCAAGATTTTGGGTAATGCTGCCAATGCCACACAACTCTTTGACTTTATTCACCTGACCTATGCAGAGGCACTAgccaaaggaaaaagcaaaagatgA